Within Planococcus citri chromosome 2, ihPlaCitr1.1, whole genome shotgun sequence, the genomic segment ACGCATTGGgccattgattttttaaatcgtttagAAAACAAGTTGCTTATAAATTTACTTTCATGCTTTCTAAATGAGGTAACTGAGGTAAATGGTCGAGAGAATGTTCGATAAAAACAAATCAAAGTTAGTAGCACTTGAGAGTTTACTTTGGCCTTTCGGAagaaattatgaataatttcacATATCTCTCTCTACGTCTCTTCTTATTTGCCAAAGATCAATTTGTTTGCATTCTCGAACAGGACAGCTGCATTACAGCGTTTGTTGaagggataaaaaaaaatataaaagttttAGCGTTTTCTTATCGCCCTCCAAGCACATGAAGTCGAAAGTGATGGAGTGAAATTGCAACACCACCGAAGAAAAGTCCTAGCAAACCGATAAAAATGGATAATATGATTTGGGTCGTGAATATGCTGATATAACTTCCGCAGTTGTCTTTTGATTTACTGCATGGACATGCTGGCGTCGCTGGCGTCGCTGGTGTGGTTTTAAATCCTGGGTTTCGTTCAAACCTGGGATTACGGTGTTTGTCTCCAAACCCTTCTGCGACAGTCATAGCAGTGGATGAAATTCGAGAAACTTCAACTTGCTCTGCATGAATCTTTACCTTGGAAGAAAGacaattattttgattacaaATTCTAACTTGAATATACAGCAGTGCCATACATAGATtgatagcgaaaaaaaatctgagagCTTCTcaagtatttcttttttatcaaaaaatgcccaaattttttgctatttagcaaaattactcgtaaggctcggttttttaccaaaaaagttctgctttttacCGCAACGTtacgaaaaatgtcaataattttcaaaaaaatcctgctttttactaaaattgtgaaaattttatttgttgaCTAGAAATCTCGCTTATTAGCAGAATTGCCAAagagtttcaactttttctcccaaaaattatccaaaagtcttACTTATTTGCTagaagttgtcaaaatttttttggcaatagtTCTCTGAAatgaaagtaatattttttacttAGATTGTCATTCTtcagtcttgattttttgacaaaaatttccaaaaatcaccggcattttttgataggtatgtaCCTGCTTAGccactttttgctaaaataagaGTGTCGAACtccttttgcaaaaaattattgaaaatgatcaaatattattgttttttaccaacaaattttcaaaaaatctcttatCACAAATACTGATAAAAACGTGTTTTGTTTGAcaataattgcgaaaaaaatcctgtcttttgctaaaattgtgaaagtcctactttttgacaaaaatcctcacttttttgcaaaactatATTGAGGAGTCTCTCTTTTGTCCGAAAATCATCCAAAAGACtcgttttttgccataaatcgccaaaaatgctcgaatttcactaaaattgttgaaagtctttatttttaaaaaattcacaaaaattctcgcttttcagcAAACTCGTGTTGTTACCTAgttcgactttttaaaattgaaaaccaaagcATTTCACTTTGTgatgttttgtcttttttttagattttttttcctggattaaaaatattttgatcacgttttgtttgtttctttttttggtaggggGAGGTGGGGTGATTAAAGTtgcttttttgggaaaaaattgagtacgagtcCTGCCCCTTCAACTCTTAAAAGTCAGCAATCCAACTTATCATTCCGTAGTTCGGATTGCCGTATCTTtgggtaaaatgaaaattgcacctaggtacttacttttatgaaaaaatattccgaAGCTGGTGGAGCACAACCGAATGAACCTACAAACAAATCCGTTCCAGGTAGAGGCTGCAAAGGGATTTCTTCTCCATATTTAACatctctttcaaattttttatcattcaaaaAGACCATCTGGAAATTGACGAATTCGTGGTGGAAGCTTCTGTCAATTGCTGATACGTagattttgtttgattttcctGGTGAATTTATATAGTGAGGTGAGATTTTTTCTAGGTAATTTTTATGGGTAGgtaggaaattgatttttttcttaccgtTTATTGGTCGTCTGTATGTCTCGTTCAAAGAACGGACGTTTTTTGTGGAAAACCCGTAATCGAACTCGAACTGATTGCCGGTGAGCCCTTTGCTTACCACGTTACCCATACTTAGTGGAATGGATTTTTCATGAAAGTAGTCGCACCACTGAAATCACGAATgtttcaagtacatataatcTAGACCTATGAgctaatttcaattcaacgaaacgttgaaatatgaaaaaatagtcACCTCGATAGTATATGCCACTGACATGTGCCATTCGAGTAGACATATTCGTACTGCGTCTCGATCAAAGTTTCTTGCTATAAGTTCATAATCGTATAAATCGAATTTGGTGTCAACCATGACTTTAAATGCAGCTCCGGTATTCATTTCCGCGCAATACGTTTGGCCATCTTTGTGTATGACTGCCGGGTATACCACCTTCAGAGAAACCGAAGTCAACCTCAGATACATCGACTCTGTAAACTATTGGAAAATATTGTTATATTTTATATAGTgggattttttccatttcactcGTGGAAGTTGAAATGATCGAAATTTAGTCGCAGATGAatcagtaaaattttatgagaaagttgaatttttagtgGTAATGGTTTTGAATGAGGAGAAATGAGTGTAAAAAGTGATCGTttaagttttacaaaaaaatccatgattttattatgaattttgatgattttttttcgcccaaatttttgttgaattttatcaattatcagtgattttttcataaagatTTTCTCTTAAGCTTTTGTGACTTTATTTCCGAATTCATGCTTTTAATTCTCGTGAATTCTCTGTTCTTAATTCTGagtgatttttcctgaactgaattttcgagagtttttcattttcgtaattTCCGTGATTTTGCgttgaattttatcgattcgTTTGTTTGGCCTgcatttttgttcttaatttcggcgaaaccttttttcttgaatttgtgagatttttatgaaattttctcctaattttgtcccaatttttagtaagtaggtaatttcatCTGCTTAAGCTCAAATATTATATATAGAATTCGccttttttactgtttttttgttgtgtttttgagagtttttttttgtacttcaagtcttgatggttttatttcaaattttttgtggtttttttcaatgtgtgtCAATTTTCGCCGggttttgatgtatttttctcgtgaatttgtcattttttaaaaaattattttggataaaagattaaattttgttCCTTCCTATTTCGGTGGAATCTCCCTTCGCTTgtgttttgagctttcgctagttttttaaaattacgagtacatattgtttttattcgaattttgatgatttttttctgcgtaTTTTAAAGAAACTCTGATCGAAATTTTCGTtatgttttgttgttttttgttaatctaaaataaaataaaataaaataaaatgtacctaggtatgtttAGTTTGAATTATAGTCGGAGGCCCGCTTAAGGATCACTTGCTCCCCccgccgattctccgggacaacttttttcttaaagggggagtccaaACGAAcattctagcccttgtcctcaaaaaaagtgaccctacttacaaaatggcggccatttcgattgacaggtcagccgaaatcgcagattttgcgttccaacataagactagcatgacattttttaaaccgtacaaaggtagatcgaaagagcaggcaaaaattcatcacctgtcgaaatttcaagtgctaaagtgcctttttcgatttttggtgaattttcaaaaatcaaattttagccaaatgtaagaaaaaatcaaaatttttccaaattaacctagaaagtttaaatttgggatataccctattttcgacctgccaaatcgattggaaactgtttcaaatcgttttgagcagttctggagcctccagcagatttccgaaagtcgaaattctcacaaaatttcatcaatggagttgaaaagccgaaattaattctgcaaactgattttaatatgctgtgaagtcgactgcaggtaaatttcaagttgttttagagcctccatcgattttttgaaaattactggagcctccagtaaatttttgaaatttgaaatttccccaaaatttcatcaaaatggagatggaaagctgaaatgaactatacactccaattttaacaccatctgaagacgacttcaggtgggttcaagtaattttggagcctccagtgactttttgaaaggtttcacggcgtttttaggagaatagaaatttccaagaagtagctggaagcttcaaaacgacttgaaaccaccatgcagtcgacttcatattactgtattgaaattagttttcacagtaaatttcggcttcctAACCctatttgatgatattttggggaaatttcaagtttcaaaaatctactggaggctccagtaattttcaagaaatcgctggaggctccagaacgacttgaaattagtttgcagaattaatttcggctttccaactccattgatgaaattttgtgagaatttcgagtttcggaaatctgctggaggctccagaactgctcaaaacggtttgaaacagtttccaatcgatttagcaggtcgaaaatagggtatatcccaaatttaaactttctaggttaatttggaaaaattttgattttttcttacatttggccaaaatttgatttttgaaaattcaccaaaaattgaaaaaggcactttagcacttgaaatttcgacaggtgatgaatttttgctttctctttcgatctacctttgtacggtttaaaaaatttcatgttagtcttatgttggaacgcaaaatcagcgatttcggctgacctgtcaatcaaaatggcacccattttgtaagtagggccactttttttttaggacaagggctagaatgTTCGTTtggactccctctttaagaaaaaagttgtctcggagaaTCGGCAGgagggtgcaagtgatccttatgcgggccccccgactattgGGCAGTTTTTTGGTCGcctcttttttttacattaaaaatttttttgtttactttttggttactcacgttactttttttgagaaaaattgagtacgtTGATGAGAATTTTGCGCAAACACTGGAGGTCTCTACAGCTTTGGAgaggcatttgaaaattttcaaaatggctgccaaatgaaaatttcaagtgcctgTGCATGCCAGACGGTTCTAGTCAATTTCgtggttcaaatttttcttattttacttATTCTACATTCCAGTTGTTATACCTATGtagtaataattaattttcgttCGATTTCAGTCGGCAATATTCGTGTCAATTATCTCGTCATTCGAGTATTCTTAAGTAGGGATTTCTGACAAAACGCTGTTGTTTTGGACCCTTTTTGAAAAGCCCGGGATTCAACAGAAACTGATTCACTGATTCTGAGCAAAATACTAAAAATGTACTTGAGAGTTGAAGGTTCAAACTTGATATTAACGGTGGTTGCACttttcaatattaatttttttttgggagggggcaTTCAGAAAAAGTGTATCAACATTTGACAGGTTACctcatgttgaaattttttttgaatttcttacagCAATTTTGTATTTATACACGATCTATTATCATAGTTATGTTGTTTCACATAAAGAGGATAATTattgaggattttttcaaaatttttatttcatactttcgaacttttattttaattgcaagtctttaaactgattttttaaaatcatcaaaaaatggcAATACTGATTTTAGCACCATGAGCAAATAGTGCttgaaatgcaaaataaaatgaaaaaaatttgaaccacgAGGTTGATTGGAGCCACCGCCTCAGgcattcgaaattttcatttctcattgtTTGATGTCCTCTATCGACAAAATTTGTCTGATTTGGCATGCGATGAGATCAATGACTTCACATTCTGATGGACCGTTCTTACCTTATCGGATTGAAATGATTCTGGACCCAATATGTACCCGTTGCTGATATACGTAATCGATCCATATTTCTTGAGGGCGTCGGTATTCAtatcttttttgaaagaacacTCCGTTCCAATGAGAAAGTTAACCTAGGGTAAGAGTGATATGAGCTCGCATTCAAATCCAAACAAAATcacaatacgagtacatagtGTACGAAAATCACCTCTGTTCTCTTGATTTGTATTTCTTCCAAAATCTCGTCAACTGGGGTCTCATCGCTGGGCGTAGTAGCATTCGTCATAACATAGATTATGGAATATGGAGGGGATTGTTTCAACCGTgtcagtaaatttttcaaggttGATTTGCCTTCGATTACGGAATCGGTTAGGGAAGTTGCAAAATTCGCTagaaaaatcagtaatttctcattttaatgtaggtaaataagtacatagaatttgaaaaggtttgaagaatttttgagttAGCTTGATTTTTTGTAGCCCTATCTCTGTTGAAGAAAATAGTTTAATGGTTTGAAAAGATGAGGTACCTTTATACTTACATGATTTATAGGGAAATGATAATTCAAACTGGTAATCTAAACCCTCGTTTGAATTTGAACACATTGTCGAAAGATCGTTTACTTTTCCCGTTAACCAATCTACATCGTAAGCCGTCGTATCCACTTTATCATATACGAAGATAACTTTTTTTGTCGAGGCACATCCTGCGTATACATCGAAATTCacgtcataaaaaattgaatgttcatATAATATGTAGATAAGTTATGTGAAGTAGTAGCTGAAAAAATGGCccggaaaataattttcaagagtgTACTTACCACTGCAgtgaagtaaaataaaaataacgaaaatgaaaactgaacgCATTTTAGAattcataatacatattatgttcATTTTATAAATGAAGTTAGTTACATTTCATGGAAAATGAACTTATGCTATGATTTGGGTAATATGAGTGGTTCAAACTTCATGGTACCTACATGGTATCTAAACCTAATCATTCGTACTCAgattatttccattttcattcGCACAACGCGTTGTTAATCAACATCATCATTCTAATTATAGTACATAGGTTGTACTTTGAACTTGataagtgcaaaaaaaatttgatttttgggataATGGTGCCATCTTGTGGTTTGGATATGTACTAACCAAAGGAGAACAACGCTTTCATTTAATCACTTATGTAattatgtatatgtatgtaaCAGCTTAGAAATTCAcgccagatttttaaaaaatgtaaaatattttttccgtaATGTCGAAATATTTCATCTACTTGTAAATCTCacagaaaatacgagtaaaatttctTTCGTCTTCAgagtatacttacctatctaacgaaatttttaaagtgaaaatcaCTTTTGTTTCATGACGTTTTCAGTGTACCgtttaaaaaacatttcttgATAGTTTTTACTCTACCTCcttccaatttttctattttttgacattttccaaacccaaacatgaattttcttctgacgtgaaaagttcattttttcagctatggcatttttcgaattggaacaatcattttttaaagattgaagttctgaaataagaaagaaattaaACGGAGCAAATCGAGGCAGAAGGTTTGGAAAATAAGGGATTCGAGAAGTAAAACCGTGTTAATTTCATgcgaaaaatctgttttttggtTATTCCCTCCCTCCCTAAAAAATCGTGAAGACCTCCAGTTTGCGTCAGTTCTCATAGTTTGATGACTTcttaattgctaaaaattgtggtttctcgtaaaaaaattacaaaagtctaagtttttccaaaagaataatttctttatttttctctttgaacaaaaatttacagTTGCATCTTACCGGTGGACCGATAGTATAATATTGGTCTAGAATTaactaataaataaaaattacttaattcgTTACATTCTTATCTATTCTTACTGCTTACGAATACACGACCTGTGCTCTTAAATTATTTCGGAACTTGTatagtaaattatttttttttctcgaagatGAGTCCACATTTAGGACGAATTGgaccattgatttttttaaattgtttgaaaatcaagCTGCTTGGAAATTTACTTTTATACTTTCGAAATAAGGTAACTGAGGTAAATGGTCGAGAGAGTGTTCGATAAAAACAAATCAAAGTTAGTAGCacttgagttcatttttggcctttccatTTTCCACAGCAATTTAATGTTTCTGGAAGAAATTATGAATAACTTCACATATTTCTCTCTACATTTCTTCTTATTTGCCAAGGATAGATTTGTTTGCATCCTCGAACAGGACAGCTGCATTAAAGCGTTTGTTGAaaggacaaaaaaaatataaaagtttcAGCGTTTTCTTATCGCGCTCCAAGCACctaaattcgaaatttccaaCAGAAGAAAAGTCCTAACAAACCGCCGATACAAACGGATAATATGATTGGGGTCGTGAATAACTTGCTGATATAACTTCCCTCGTTGTCTTTTGATGTACTGCATGGGCATGCTGGCGTGGTTCTAAATCCTGGGTTTCGTTCAAACATCGGATTACGGTGTTCATCTCCAAACCCTTCTGCGACAGTCATAGCAGTGGATGAAAGTCGAgtaaattcattttgatttgcATGCATCTTTACCTTAGAAGAAATACATATacaattattttgattacaaATTCTAACTTTAATACGAtacatgtaagtaggtatatgtacaacAGTGCCATCCATGATAGCGAAAAAAAAGCTGAGAAGTTTCGCCAAATCCTCTGCTTTTtaccgaaaatgaaaaattacgaaacattATTTCCTTCTCGACAAAAGTTGCCTTGTTTTGcgttaataattttcaaaaaatctcgcattttattttattttttgatgaaaaatctcgCTTATTATTGGCAAAAGTGCTAAAGAgtctaaacttttttttcttcaaaaattacacaaaagtTTTACTTACTTGCCagaagttgtcaattttattttggggggaggggggcaatACGAGTAGGTCCCTGAAGGTcttattttttgcttaaatcGTCAAtcttcagttttgcttttttaacaaaaattacgataaatcaccaggaattttttggaattacgtaattgcaaaaaaaggcttgctaaaattattgtcagtttttggcaatgtatcaattgccaaaaatgcatgaattttactgaaattgttaaaagtctggctttttgtcaaaaactatTATAAATTcttgttattaaaaaattgacaaaaattctcgcttttcagcAAACTCGTTTAgaagtgtcgatttttttttgttgcaagaaattccaaaaagtctcattttattcaaaaattttccaagtttttttttttgttattgaagtcacttttttgggaaaaaattgagcacGTGTCCTGCCCCTTCAACTTTCAAAGCCAGCAACTTAACATAATTATTCCGTAGTTCGGATTGCCGTATCTTTAGGTAAAATGAAATTGTActtacttttatgaaaaaatatcgcgAAGGTGGTGGTGCACACCCGAATGAACCTACAAACAAATCCGTTCCATGTATCGGCTGCAAAGGGATTTCTTCTCCGTACAGAACATATTTTACAGATTTactatcattaaaaaaaaccatCTGGAAATTCACGAATTCTTGGTGGAAACTTTTGTCGATCGCTGATACGTagattttgtttgattttcctGATGAATTTATATAGAgaggtgagatttttttctaggtACCTTttatgggtaggtataggtatctgatttttttcttaccgtTTATTGGTCTTCTGTACGTCTCATTCAAAGAACGGACGTTTTTCGCGGAAAACCCGTAATCGAACTCCAACTGACTGCTGGTGAGCCCTGTAGTAATCACGTCACGTGCATATAGTGCCATGGATTTTTCATGAAAGTAGTCGCACCACTGAAATCACGAATGTTTCAAGTATAATCTATACTTAACAATGACCTAATGTCAACGAAGcgtgaaagatgaaaaaaatagtcaCCTCCATAGTATATGCCACTGACATGTGCCATTCCATTATGTTTACTTCTTCGTTTCGATAGAAGTTTCTTGctataagttcatatttgtttaaatttaatttgGTATCAATCATGGCTTCCCATGCAGCATTGGAAGTCATGTCCGCGCAATATATTTTGCCATCTTTGTACAAAATTGCCGGGTGTATTGCCGTCAGAGAAACCGAAGTCAACCTCAGATACATCGACTCTGTAAACTATCGGAAAATATTGTTATATTTTATCgtagattttttccatttcactcATGGGTGTTGAAATGATCGAAATTCAGCTGCAGATgaatcagtaaattttttaaaaattttccctttagcttgtgtgattttattgatCAAATTCTAGTCGGGATTAatccttatttttaaaaattttgacgactatcattcttttgaatttttgcatgttctctttttttcgatgattttctcggaatttccatttttttttctctttaaattttggcgaagtttcTCTAATTTTGGTGGACTTTTAACTTTTCAACTAAGTACATATGAATTGTTCCATATtattatggtcatttttttcccttaattttaagtgatttttttattttattttaatagttTTTATCGAGTTTCGTGCTTAAAAaaactagtgattttttttgcttacattttcgtgaaattgtgatttttcttcttccaaaagttatgattttctttaaatttttaccatttttttaagggtgggtgggggggggagtttttttcaccctttgtggtgtatttttttgcatcttgATACTATCTTTCTTCCGTTAACCCCTCTCTCTTTTCCCCTTCTCTCTCAGTTATGGGGAAGCTCCTTCGGGGCATATTTCCtctctctttgaacaattttgtttccaagttcaaattatttttctctcttgaaTGCTCTTGAGTTTTGCTTGAAAttattcgacgatttttttttgatttttttgttgattttttccgaatttataggtaagtacatttgATTCTTGTGAATTGTCTGTTCTGAATTCTCagtgatttttccaaaactgaattttcgagagttttccattttcatgatt encodes:
- the LOC135837593 gene encoding uncharacterized protein LOC135837593 isoform X1; this translates as MNIICIMNSKMRSVFIFVIFILLHCSGCASTKKVIFVYDKVDTTAYDVDWLTGKVNDLSTMCSNSNEGLDYQFELSFPYKSSNFATSLTDSVIEGKSTLKNLLTRLKQSPPYSIIYVMTNATTPSDETPVDEILEEIQIKRTEVNFLIGTECSFKKDMNTDALKKYGSITYISNGYILGPESFQSDKFTESMYLRLTSVSLKVVYPAVIHKDGQTYCAEMNTGAAFKVMVDTKFDLYDYELIARNFDRDAVRICLLEWHMSVAYTIEWCDYFHEKSIPLSMGNVVSKGLTGNQFEFDYGFSTKNVRSLNETYRRPINGKSNKIYVSAIDRSFHHEFVNFQMVFLNDKKFERDVKYGEEIPLQPLPGTDLFVGSFGCAPPASEYFFIKVKIHAEQVEVSRISSTAMTVAEGFGDKHRNPRFERNPGFKTTPATPATPACPCSKSKDNCGSYISIFTTQIILSIFIGLLGLFFGGVAISLHHFRLHVLGGR
- the LOC135837593 gene encoding uncharacterized protein LOC135837593 isoform X2, yielding MRSVFIFAVYILLHCIGCASTKKVIFVYDKVDTTAYDVDWLTGKVNDLSTMCSNSNEGLDYQFELSFPYKSSNFATSLTDSVIEGKSTLKNLLTRLKQSPPYSIIYVMTNATTPSDETPVDEILEEIQIKRTEVNFLIGTECSFKKDMNTDALKKYGSITYISNGYILGPESFQSDKFTESMYLRLTSVSLKVVYPAVIHKDGQTYCAEMNTGAAFKVMVDTKFDLYDYELIARNFDRDAVRICLLEWHMSVAYTIEWCDYFHEKSIPLSMGNVVSKGLTGNQFEFDYGFSTKNVRSLNETYRRPINGKSNKIYVSAIDRSFHHEFVNFQMVFLNDKKFERDVKYGEEIPLQPLPGTDLFVGSFGCAPPASEYFFIKVKIHAEQVEVSRISSTAMTVAEGFGDKHRNPRFERNPGFKTTPATPATPACPCSKSKDNCGSYISIFTTQIILSIFIGLLGLFFGGVAISLHHFRLHVLGGR
- the LOC135837596 gene encoding uncharacterized protein LOC135837596; protein product: MRSVFIFVLYILLHCSGCASTKKVIFIYDKVNTTDFDVDWLTGKVQTLSAICSNAGLDYQFELSFPYKSSNFATSLTDSRIEGESTLKNLLQWLKHSPPYSVIYVMTNATTPSDETSVDEILEEIQIKRTEVNFLIRTECSLNKDTNTDSLNKYGPITYISNGYIMGPESFQSDKFTESMYLRLTSVSLTAIHPAILYKDGKIYCADMTSNAAWEAMIDTKLNLNKYELIARNFYRNEEVNIMEWHMSVAYTMEWCDYFHEKSMALYARDVITTGLTSSQLEFDYGFSAKNVRSLNETYRRPINGKSNKIYVSAIDKSFHQEFVNFQMVFFNDSKSVKYVLYGEEIPLQPIHGTDLFVGSFGCAPPPSRYFFIKVKMHANQNEFTRLSSTAMTVAEGFGDEHRNPMFERNPGFRTTPACPCSTSKDNEGSYISKLFTTPIILSVCIGGLLGLFFCWKFRI